The following DNA comes from Deltaproteobacteria bacterium.
ATATCCTTTTCCTTACAAAATGTTCTGCAAAGGTTTTAGGGCATAAAAATGCTTAACTCATTGGAGAAACTGCTTTCGTTGCCTGCCGCATCAACAACTTTAAGTGAAAAAAACCATTCATTTGGAGAAAGGCCCGACAGGGTGTAGCTGCAATTATTGATATTGCCGCAGCCCGATGGTGCGCCGACACCGGTATCGGTACAGCTGATTTCAATAAGGTTGACCGGTATTTGAGCCGTATAGGTTCGCGGGGCAATTCCGTAATGAATGACGTAACCATCGAGGTCTGAAGCACATGATCCGCTTTGACTGGTTGAAGGGGCCGTCCAGGTAAGGGTAATATTGGTCCCATTGGCAGTTCCATTGAGAGCATATTCCTTAACTGTTGTTGTGCCCACGTCACCGCAGGCGGTATGTATTGATGCCGCCATTAATGTGAGGATGACATAACGTGAAAAGAGGCGGGGCCTTTTATCTCTTAAATAAAAAAACTTTTTGACGGGAAAAAACAAACTGCTGAGAAGAAGCAATGTCCGCTCAGCAAATTGCGCTGACCTGTCATTTCGGGTGAAGGGAGAAATCTTTTCCTCCCTGACTTCCAGTATTTCTCCTTCTGCCTCGTCGAAATGACAATTTTTTTCCCTTCTTCCAGGCCGGCAACACTGGCCTGGAACAGGAAAATAAGTTTTAACCTTTGAAAAAATCATGGATTTTACTTAGCCGGTATTTTACAGTTCATCCGATAAAATATCGGCTCCCCTTTCCCCTGGACTAAAAAAGCCGCCAGAAGTTTATCTCTGGCGGCCCGGCTGACAGTATATCCTTTTTTCCGTGATCATTCCGGATATCTAAGTCCCGAAGCTCTGCGTCCCGGGGTTTCCCCCAGTTTGCTCTGAGCAGAGTGCGATTTATAAATCAGGATTATAACAATTGTACTGATCTACAGTTAAAATGATATCTTTTTAATAGAAAAAAATCAAGATGAATTTGCCTGGAAAGGGTAGACGGCTGTGGGTTTATAGCATAAGCTCCTGGTTTCAAAGGGTTTTTAAAAAAATGGCTTCAACTTATGCTTAGTCGGGTATTTATAAAATGTTTTGCTTGCCTTCGCCCGCTGGCATTTTAAGGCCGCCATGACAGGAAAATTCATGTCCCATTGGAAATATGGTCTTTATAAGTTGCATGTTAAAGAGTACAATTTTAAAATATGAGTAATTTTACAAGAGGTTGATTCTTTGAATATAGATTTTTTATCTCATAAAGGCTTGATAATCAGAGCTTTCCTGCTGCTTGCTTCTTTTCTCCTGTTGTATTACCCCATTATTGTTTCCCTTGTGCATGACTGGTCCATAGATGACAATTATTCCCACGGCTATATTGTTCCTTTCATGAGTTTATATCTTGTCTGGGAAAGGCGCAGTGAGCTTCTGTCTTTAAAGATTAAACCGAATTCATCGGGTTTGCTCTTATTGATAGTGGGTTTGTTTGTCATGATTCTGGGGCATGTAGGGGCCGAGCTTTTTCTCGGCAGGCTTTCCATTCTCATTGTTCTTTCAGGGATAGCGCTTTTTTTATTAGGGAAAGAGTATTTGAAGATATTGGCCTTTCCCATCGGTTTTCTTATCTTTATGATTCCTTTGCCCTCAGTCATCTTTAATTCTCTTGCCTTTCCTCTTCAGCTTTTAGCTGCCAGGGTTGCCGCCGGCATAATTTACACCTGTGGTATCCCTGTTTTAAGGGACGGCAATATTATTCATCTGGCCAATACCACTCTGGAGGTTGCCGAAGCATGCAGTGGCATAAGATCACTTGTTACGATAATGACACTGGCGACAATTTATGCCTATTTTATGGAAAGTAAGCGCTGGAAACAGGTGGTCCTTTTCCTCTCCTCTATTCCCATTGCCATTATCACCAACAGCGCCCGCGTAACTTTTACGGGATTCCTGTCTCACTACTATGGTGATGAAGCGGCAAAAGGTTTTTACCATACCTTTGAGGGATGGTTTATGTTTGTTGTCGCTTTTTCGCTGTTGCTCCTTTTTGGGCTTCTTTTGAGAAAAATAACCTTTGGCCGCAAAGTACATTGAAAAGCAGGAAATTTCCGTCACTGCGCCACAAAGAGAGCAGTATAAAATCTTTTGTCAAAGAATTTTACACTGCCTCAAAACCTCATAAATAAACATCATACCTCATATCATCTTCTCCAGGCAGCCCTTGAGTCATCAGTCATGAGGCTCGTGTCTTATGTGTCATACTAAAAAGCAGGCTATCTGTAAAAAGTAATGTCAGGAAATTTTACATTTCTTTGAGGCTGTAAAGGGGTAAATGAATTTACTTATTAAAAACAATAGCTTATGCTTCGGCAAGGTAATTGCACTATCTGTTCCTAATGAGACTTTTGCTGGAAAGTTATGCCCTGGCGCTATTGCCGGGCTAAGCGTAATCAATAGTGAACAAACCGGGGAGGAAGAGAATGAAGTTGTCAGGGAGTTTTTTTTCAATAAGAAATATAAGTATGCCTTTGGGAATGTTGCTGGCTTTCTATCTCTTCTCTCTGGCCAAACCTGTTGAGCTTAATGCGGCCCCGGCTCCGGCGTCGCTGATCCAGACCATTGATACATCCCGGTTAACCCCGCCCAGTCCGGATCCGGCAGGTCTTTGCTATCTCAATTTTTCCGATACTTTCTTGATCAGTGATTCAGAAGTCAATGAGATGCCCATCTTTACCGGTGATAACCTCTTTGAAATATCTCCATCAGGCATCCTGACGAGTACCATGACTACCTTGCCTTTTTCTTTTGAGCCTACCGGCGTCACGCTTAATACGAATAATAACCATCTTTTTTTTACAGATGATAATGAAGGATTTATTATTGAAGTAAATCCCGGGCCTGACGGGAGCTATTTCACAGGAGACGATAGCGTTACTTATTCCGACACCTTTTTATTCAATTGTACTGATCCTGAAGGCATTACTTTTGACAGCCTGCAGGGAGAT
Coding sequences within:
- a CDS encoding exosortase/archaeosortase family protein — protein: MNIDFLSHKGLIIRAFLLLASFLLLYYPIIVSLVHDWSIDDNYSHGYIVPFMSLYLVWERRSELLSLKIKPNSSGLLLLIVGLFVMILGHVGAELFLGRLSILIVLSGIALFLLGKEYLKILAFPIGFLIFMIPLPSVIFNSLAFPLQLLAARVAAGIIYTCGIPVLRDGNIIHLANTTLEVAEACSGIRSLVTIMTLATIYAYFMESKRWKQVVLFLSSIPIAIITNSARVTFTGFLSHYYGDEAAKGFYHTFEGWFMFVVAFSLLLLFGLLLRKITFGRKVH
- a CDS encoding fibronectin type III domain-containing protein, which encodes MIFSKVKTYFPVPGQCCRPGRREKNCHFDEAEGEILEVREEKISPFTRNDRSAQFAERTLLLLSSLFFPVKKFFYLRDKRPRLFSRYVILTLMAASIHTACGDVGTTTVKEYALNGTANGTNITLTWTAPSTSQSGSCASDLDGYVIHYGIAPRTYTAQIPVNLIEISCTDTGVGAPSGCGNINNCSYTLSGLSPNEWFFSLKVVDAAGNESSFSNELSIFMP